A window from Lactiplantibacillus pentosus encodes these proteins:
- a CDS encoding DeoR/GlpR family DNA-binding transcription regulator — protein MEIMQRQKYILDQLRQQGTIKITDISKEIDVSRETIRKDIYTLDKQGLVQAIRGGATTPQSVNETKYGKRQHEAVAEKKEIATNALRLIHDGESIFLDYGTTAFQVAEKIKHSQLTNLTVITNSTFVLNSLQFVKDIQFVLLGGTMRTSEGSLSGPITLDNIDNLYADIGFFGCGGVNLQAGITNHYIEEVEVSKKMMAHCRMKVILADHTKFEKNALYKTTDIDNVDAIITDDQLDSRLAKQIRLADISLISGK, from the coding sequence ATGGAAATTATGCAGCGTCAAAAATACATCCTAGATCAATTGAGGCAGCAGGGGACGATCAAAATCACGGATATTAGTAAAGAAATTGATGTCTCACGTGAAACGATTCGTAAGGATATCTATACACTTGATAAGCAAGGACTAGTCCAAGCAATCCGTGGTGGTGCAACGACACCGCAAAGCGTTAACGAAACCAAGTATGGAAAGCGACAGCATGAAGCTGTCGCTGAAAAGAAAGAAATCGCTACTAATGCACTTCGGCTTATCCACGACGGCGAATCTATCTTTCTTGATTACGGCACCACTGCATTTCAAGTTGCCGAAAAAATCAAGCACAGTCAACTAACTAATTTAACCGTAATTACCAACTCGACTTTTGTTTTAAATTCATTGCAATTCGTTAAAGACATTCAGTTCGTTCTACTAGGTGGCACAATGCGAACAAGTGAAGGCTCTCTATCAGGGCCAATCACGTTAGACAACATCGACAATCTCTATGCTGATATTGGCTTCTTTGGCTGTGGCGGCGTCAACCTCCAAGCTGGCATTACCAATCATTACATCGAGGAAGTTGAAGTTTCCAAAAAAATGATGGCTCATTGCCGAATGAAGGTTATTTTGGCCGATCACACTAAATTTGAAAAGAACGCACTATATAAGACCACTGATATCGATAACGTTGATGCAATCATCACTGACGATCAACTAGATAGCCGCTTAGCAAAACAGATCCGCTTGGCCGATATTTCATTAATCAGCGGCAAATAA
- a CDS encoding zinc-binding dehydrogenase codes for MDTVKTSKTDEVNGTKTMEAVVKTESGYDNMELKQIPIPEVTGDKVLLKVAYTGICGTDIHTFKGQYANAVTPLVLGHEFSGEVVKVGPDVTTLKPGDRVTSETTFATDETCVYCQNKEYNLCPNRVGIGTKANGSMANYVLTREESAHVLPDNVSYKMAAMSEPLASCVHAMYQKTPFTLHDTLLIIGPGPMGLLSLQIAKEIGAFVIVSGITKDADRLQIAKELGADIVVDTQKEDLSKVVMDATDGIGVTKVYDCSGATPAVNAALPLIRKGGTFQQVGLFAKPMNELDERSIIQHEITYRGSRSQNPYDWSIALHLESKGAINQDAMITKVFDLEHWRDAFDAMMAGKELKVMIASNPDDPDLAD; via the coding sequence ATGGATACTGTAAAAACAAGTAAAACTGATGAAGTAAACGGGACAAAGACTATGGAAGCCGTTGTTAAAACGGAATCTGGTTATGACAATATGGAATTAAAGCAAATCCCAATTCCTGAAGTAACGGGTGATAAAGTATTACTGAAAGTTGCTTATACTGGAATTTGTGGGACAGATATTCATACTTTCAAGGGCCAATATGCAAACGCCGTAACGCCATTAGTTTTGGGCCATGAGTTTTCAGGAGAAGTTGTTAAGGTCGGACCTGATGTTACAACATTGAAGCCAGGTGACCGAGTAACTAGTGAAACAACCTTTGCAACGGATGAAACGTGTGTCTATTGTCAAAACAAGGAATACAATCTGTGCCCTAATCGTGTCGGAATTGGAACTAAGGCAAACGGATCGATGGCCAATTACGTGTTAACACGTGAAGAAAGCGCCCACGTATTACCAGACAACGTGTCCTATAAAATGGCCGCAATGTCAGAACCGTTAGCTTCATGTGTGCATGCCATGTATCAAAAGACTCCATTCACTTTACATGATACTTTGTTGATTATCGGACCAGGACCAATGGGCTTACTTTCATTGCAGATTGCCAAGGAAATTGGTGCATTTGTAATTGTATCTGGGATTACTAAGGATGCTGATCGGCTACAAATCGCCAAGGAATTAGGTGCAGATATTGTTGTAGATACTCAGAAGGAAGATCTATCTAAAGTTGTAATGGACGCAACGGATGGTATTGGTGTTACCAAGGTCTATGACTGTTCTGGGGCAACGCCAGCTGTTAACGCCGCTTTACCATTAATCCGTAAGGGCGGGACTTTCCAACAAGTTGGTCTATTTGCAAAACCAATGAATGAATTAGATGAACGTTCAATTATTCAGCACGAAATTACCTACCGTGGTTCTCGTTCACAAAACCCATATGACTGGTCAATTGCTTTACATCTTGAAAGCAAGGGTGCTATCAATCAAGACGCAATGATCACAAAGGTCTTTGATCTGGAACATTGGCGTGATGCGTTTGACGCGATGATGGCCGGTAAAGAGCTTAAAGTCATGATTGCTTCTAATCCAGATGACCCAGATTTAGCAGATTAA
- a CDS encoding BglG family transcription antiterminator: MVTPLKTLMGFSVHLNVQLKFYNLPKLKPFAVRMISNFNHLSGAHVSIKSISDSLTVHLLSTYYRAHYNMPFEYPDLKDIQQHYHHTFEITRKVVVPFEKYIHQPLSDDEIALIAIYFGGAIREQKTSPSTQNEVLVVCSSGIGTSRLLLQQLESRYRGIHFSSPMNVLQYENSDLDNVQLVISTIKLQARRDIPITTVSAFPSSLEWKIIDNAIIKAGLATSDTLKIFNVDTLLDIVSNYAMIRNPMGLKLALNDYLNQLTQEPLLANSQENLSELIKLLPSEHVGFLTHQKSWKQAVRASLSPLLEDYSIEKNYVDQIINLTETNGPYMVIGSGVMLAHAAPRDGVNSLGATFFLLDHPLPVINDQKMVRLIIGLAPIDYEKHLSFISDLMKQLQQKDWLTNLYKLNSKNDLFKYLYKNI, from the coding sequence GTGGTAACACCATTAAAGACCTTGATGGGTTTTTCTGTCCACTTAAATGTTCAACTTAAATTTTACAATCTGCCAAAACTAAAACCCTTTGCCGTCCGAATGATTTCTAATTTCAATCATCTTTCTGGGGCACATGTTTCCATCAAATCTATTAGTGATAGCTTAACAGTTCACCTGCTCTCGACCTATTATCGTGCTCATTACAATATGCCATTCGAATATCCTGATTTGAAAGATATTCAACAGCACTATCACCATACTTTCGAAATTACTCGTAAAGTAGTCGTTCCTTTTGAAAAATATATCCATCAGCCACTCTCCGACGATGAGATTGCGTTAATTGCGATTTATTTTGGTGGGGCCATTCGAGAACAAAAAACAAGTCCCTCAACACAAAATGAAGTACTTGTTGTTTGCTCTAGTGGTATTGGTACAAGTCGCCTGTTACTCCAGCAATTAGAAAGTCGCTATCGTGGTATTCACTTTTCGAGTCCGATGAACGTACTTCAATACGAGAATTCTGACTTGGATAATGTTCAACTAGTCATCAGTACGATAAAGCTGCAAGCTCGTCGTGATATTCCCATAACCACGGTATCTGCCTTTCCTTCTAGTCTGGAATGGAAGATCATCGACAACGCTATCATCAAAGCCGGGTTGGCAACCTCTGACACACTAAAAATTTTCAATGTAGATACACTGTTAGATATTGTTAGCAACTACGCCATGATCCGTAATCCAATGGGTCTTAAGCTAGCTCTAAATGATTACCTCAACCAGTTAACTCAAGAGCCGTTGTTAGCTAATTCCCAAGAGAACCTATCAGAACTGATTAAACTGCTACCATCGGAGCACGTCGGTTTTCTAACTCATCAAAAATCTTGGAAACAGGCAGTGCGAGCCTCATTATCACCGCTACTCGAAGATTATAGTATTGAGAAAAACTATGTTGACCAAATCATTAATTTGACTGAAACCAATGGTCCTTACATGGTCATCGGATCTGGGGTTATGCTAGCGCACGCAGCCCCAAGAGATGGGGTGAATAGTCTGGGCGCAACTTTCTTCTTACTCGATCATCCGCTACCCGTTATTAATGATCAAAAAATGGTCCGGTTGATTATCGGACTAGCACCAATCGATTACGAAAAACATCTGTCATTCATTAGCGATTTGATGAAACAATTGCAGCAAAAGGACTGGCTGACTAATTTATATAAATTGAACAGTAAAAACGACTTGTTCAAATACTTGTATAAGAACATCTAA
- a CDS encoding phosphoketolase family protein: protein MSEAIKSKSVDYSSDEYLKRVDEYWRAANYISVGQLYLLNNPLLQEPLKATDVKVHPIGHWGTIAGQNFIYAHLNRAINKYGLNMFYIEGPGHGGQVMVSNSYLDGTYTETYPKITQDKAGMKRLFKQFSFPGGVASHADPKTPGSIHEGGELGYSILHGAGAVLDNPGLIAATVVGDGESETGPLATSWQVNKFLNPITDGTVLPILNLNGFKISNPTVLSRESHEELEDYFKGLGWDPHFVEGTDPAKMHHLMAEELDKVIEEIHAIRQNAKDNNDESRPKWPMIVFRAPKGWTGPKSWDGEPIEGSFRAHQIPIPVDRNHMEHADKLVDWLKSYKPEELFDENGTLKPEIAAIIPEGQARMAANPVTNGGKLTKDLITPNIDNYALDNKDHGKEDGSDMTELGKYIRDLIKLNKDNKNFRGWGPDETLSNKLGAAFEDTKRQWMEPIHEPNDALLAPQGRIIDSMLSEHMDEGMLEAYNLTGRYGFFASYESFLRVVDSMLTQHFKWLRNSHEETPWRADVPSLNVIASSTAFQQDHNGYSHQDPGIISHLAEKKTEYVRAYLPGDANTLIATFDKAIQSKQLINLIIASKHPRPQWFTMDEAKHLVRDGLGVVDWASTDNGEEPDVVFATAGSEPTTESLAAVSILHARFPEMKIRFINVVDLLKLKKDDLRGLSDAEFDAFFTKDKPVIFAYHAYDDLVKTLFFDRHNHNLHVHGYREEGDITTPFDMRVRNELDRFHLVKAALLATPAYAEKGAHVIQEMNDILDKHHDYIRAEGTDIPEVENWKWTPLK, encoded by the coding sequence ATGAGTGAAGCAATTAAATCCAAATCCGTTGATTACTCTTCAGATGAATACTTAAAGCGTGTTGATGAATACTGGCGCGCGGCGAACTACATCTCAGTTGGTCAACTCTATCTGTTGAACAATCCACTACTTCAGGAACCTTTAAAGGCAACTGATGTTAAAGTCCACCCAATCGGCCACTGGGGTACGATTGCGGGTCAAAACTTTATCTATGCCCATTTGAACCGGGCAATCAATAAGTACGGGCTCAACATGTTCTACATCGAAGGTCCTGGTCATGGTGGCCAAGTCATGGTCTCAAACTCCTACTTAGATGGGACTTACACTGAAACCTATCCTAAGATCACACAAGATAAAGCTGGGATGAAGCGCCTATTCAAACAGTTCTCATTCCCAGGTGGGGTTGCTTCTCATGCCGATCCTAAGACACCGGGCTCAATCCACGAAGGTGGCGAACTTGGTTACTCAATCCTGCATGGTGCTGGTGCGGTACTTGATAACCCTGGTTTAATTGCAGCAACGGTTGTTGGTGACGGCGAATCCGAAACTGGCCCATTGGCAACTTCTTGGCAAGTTAACAAGTTCCTCAACCCGATTACTGACGGGACCGTCTTACCAATCTTGAACTTAAACGGTTTTAAGATTTCTAACCCAACGGTACTTTCACGTGAATCACATGAAGAACTAGAAGACTACTTCAAAGGCCTCGGCTGGGATCCACACTTTGTTGAAGGAACGGATCCTGCTAAGATGCATCACCTCATGGCTGAAGAATTGGATAAAGTCATTGAAGAAATCCACGCAATTCGTCAGAATGCCAAGGATAACAATGATGAATCTCGTCCTAAGTGGCCAATGATCGTCTTCCGGGCACCAAAAGGCTGGACTGGCCCTAAGAGCTGGGACGGCGAACCAATTGAAGGTTCATTCCGGGCCCACCAAATTCCAATTCCTGTCGATCGTAACCATATGGAACACGCCGACAAGCTGGTTGACTGGCTCAAGTCATACAAGCCAGAAGAATTATTTGATGAAAATGGAACATTAAAACCAGAAATTGCGGCAATCATTCCTGAAGGCCAAGCACGAATGGCGGCCAACCCCGTTACCAACGGTGGTAAGTTAACTAAAGATTTAATTACACCAAATATTGATAATTATGCTTTGGATAACAAGGATCATGGCAAGGAAGATGGCTCAGATATGACTGAGCTTGGTAAGTACATCCGTGATCTGATTAAATTAAATAAGGATAACAAGAACTTCCGTGGTTGGGGTCCTGATGAAACCTTGTCTAACAAATTAGGCGCTGCTTTTGAAGATACTAAGCGGCAATGGATGGAACCAATCCATGAGCCTAACGATGCTTTGTTAGCCCCTCAAGGCCGGATCATTGATTCCATGTTGTCAGAACACATGGACGAAGGGATGTTGGAAGCTTACAACTTAACTGGTCGTTACGGTTTCTTTGCAAGTTATGAATCATTCTTACGCGTTGTGGATTCAATGTTGACGCAACATTTCAAGTGGTTACGGAATTCTCACGAAGAGACTCCATGGCGGGCTGATGTGCCTTCATTGAACGTGATTGCCTCATCAACGGCCTTCCAGCAAGATCATAATGGATACTCCCATCAAGATCCAGGTATCATTTCACATTTGGCCGAAAAGAAGACCGAATATGTACGCGCTTATCTTCCAGGCGATGCCAATACGTTGATTGCAACCTTTGACAAGGCAATCCAAAGTAAGCAATTAATTAACCTGATTATTGCCAGCAAGCACCCTCGTCCACAATGGTTCACGATGGACGAAGCTAAACACTTAGTTCGCGATGGTCTGGGTGTCGTTGACTGGGCAAGCACTGATAACGGCGAAGAACCGGACGTGGTCTTTGCAACTGCTGGCTCCGAACCAACAACCGAAAGCTTAGCCGCAGTTTCAATCCTGCATGCACGCTTCCCTGAAATGAAGATTCGCTTCATTAACGTTGTTGATCTTCTGAAGCTGAAGAAGGATGATCTACGGGGCTTATCAGATGCCGAATTTGACGCCTTCTTCACTAAGGATAAGCCAGTCATCTTCGCATACCATGCCTATGATGACTTAGTAAAGACACTCTTCTTCGATCGTCATAACCACAACTTACATGTTCATGGTTATCGTGAAGAAGGGGACATTACCACCCCATTCGACATGCGTGTTCGTAATGAACTTGACCGTTTCCACTTAGTCAAAGCTGCATTATTGGCAACACCTGCTTATGCCGAAAAAGGTGCGCACGTCATTCAAGAAATGAACGACATCTTGGACAAGCATCATGATTATATTCGCGCTGAAGGTACTGATATTCCTGAAGTTGAAAACTGGAAATGGACGCCATTGAAGTAA
- a CDS encoding sugar O-acetyltransferase: MIKSEKAKMLAGELFNVYDPELVSERAAARQQVEAFNQLGETDPQQSRTLIKQLFGATGEKVEVHATFRCDYGYNLYVGEDFFANYDCAILDVAPIHIGKHCLLGPKVQIYSVNHPDDPKLRRNGAMGIGKPVTLGDDLWVGGGAIICPGVTLGNNVIVAAGSVVTKSFGDNVVIGGNPARVIRELPAE, encoded by the coding sequence ATGATCAAGAGTGAAAAGGCCAAAATGTTGGCCGGCGAATTATTCAATGTGTATGATCCAGAGCTGGTCAGCGAACGAGCAGCTGCACGCCAACAAGTCGAAGCATTTAATCAGTTAGGCGAGACGGATCCGCAACAAAGCCGAACGTTAATCAAACAGTTATTTGGCGCAACGGGCGAGAAAGTCGAAGTTCACGCGACCTTCCGCTGTGATTACGGCTACAACTTATACGTTGGCGAAGACTTCTTCGCGAATTATGACTGCGCGATTTTAGATGTGGCACCAATCCATATCGGCAAACATTGTTTGTTGGGGCCCAAAGTTCAAATCTATTCCGTTAATCATCCGGATGATCCCAAGCTACGCCGCAATGGTGCGATGGGAATCGGCAAACCAGTCACACTGGGCGACGATTTATGGGTTGGTGGTGGCGCCATCATTTGTCCAGGTGTCACCTTGGGCAATAACGTGATCGTCGCTGCTGGCAGTGTCGTTACGAAATCATTTGGTGATAATGTGGTGATTGGTGGCAATCCGGCGCGGGTAATTCGGGAGTTGCCGGCGGAGTAA
- a CDS encoding PTS sugar transporter subunit IIB, whose translation MKKLNVLVACGAGIATSTVVMKKVEDLFAENDIDANLIQIKIAEAASKQDDADMLISTTVLPTEYKIPAIKAMGFLTGLGVDKLQDEILTKAREIQAQ comes from the coding sequence ATGAAAAAATTAAATGTATTAGTAGCTTGCGGTGCCGGAATTGCAACATCAACGGTGGTTATGAAGAAGGTTGAAGATTTATTTGCAGAGAATGATATTGATGCTAACTTGATCCAAATCAAAATTGCTGAAGCTGCTTCCAAGCAGGATGATGCAGATATGCTGATTTCAACGACTGTATTGCCAACTGAATATAAGATTCCAGCAATTAAAGCAATGGGATTCTTAACTGGCCTTGGCGTTGATAAGCTGCAGGATGAAATCTTAACTAAAGCTCGCGAAATTCAAGCACAATAA
- a CDS encoding IS30 family transposase — translation MSTTILSFQNRVVIETLHNEGRSLRYIANYLGFSKTTIFNELHRLNSEYQAGLAQTDFERKVSQRGRKSSLTKNLKHLIEEKIQVQKWSPEQVAHVVGIAYKTVYNWIDQGWLDIQLPDLPDHGIRRHRAKEKRGTFNHGRSIEERPHKVETRQEFGHFEADTVLSGKRKGQAVATFVERKSRLTIVKRLHGRDSQSMTQAVLELASQLQDKLKTLTVDHGKEFANYQTIERRTGTQVYFAHAYSPHERGSNENRNRVLRRFIPKGQAIEELSDHQLVQINWYLNSRPLKCLNWHTPIEIFLLNLRH, via the coding sequence ATGAGCACCACTATTTTATCATTCCAGAACCGTGTTGTCATTGAAACGCTTCATAATGAAGGACGTTCCTTGCGATACATCGCTAACTACTTAGGCTTTAGTAAGACCACCATCTTTAACGAACTTCACCGGCTAAATAGTGAGTACCAGGCTGGGCTAGCGCAAACTGACTTTGAACGAAAGGTTAGTCAACGGGGGCGGAAGTCTTCGCTCACTAAAAACCTTAAACACTTGATCGAGGAAAAGATTCAAGTCCAGAAGTGGTCCCCTGAACAAGTTGCCCATGTGGTGGGGATTGCCTACAAGACGGTCTATAACTGGATTGATCAAGGATGGCTTGATATACAGTTGCCCGATTTGCCTGATCATGGAATTCGTCGTCATCGTGCTAAAGAAAAGCGTGGTACGTTCAATCACGGCCGCTCCATTGAGGAGCGGCCTCATAAAGTCGAAACTCGCCAGGAATTCGGCCACTTTGAAGCTGATACCGTACTTTCTGGTAAACGTAAAGGTCAAGCTGTGGCTACTTTTGTGGAGCGTAAGAGTCGCCTGACAATTGTTAAACGGCTCCATGGTCGCGACAGTCAGTCCATGACTCAAGCCGTACTTGAACTAGCTAGTCAACTTCAAGACAAGCTCAAGACGCTTACCGTAGATCATGGTAAAGAGTTCGCTAACTATCAGACAATTGAACGGCGAACTGGTACACAGGTTTATTTTGCACATGCCTATTCACCGCATGAAAGAGGCAGTAATGAGAACCGTAACCGAGTTTTGCGGCGCTTTATTCCCAAAGGCCAAGCCATTGAAGAACTAAGTGATCACCAACTGGTTCAAATCAACTGGTATTTGAATTCACGGCCACTTAAATGTCTTAATTGGCATACACCAATCGAGATCTTCTTGCTTAATTTACGTCATTAA
- a CDS encoding PTS galactitol transporter subunit IIC: MKVLSDVVQSIINVGPSVMLPIIIFIVGLIFRVKPGKALTSGITVGIGMIGINLVINLLTTSVGPAAQAMVKRFGFHLTIIDAGWPAVSAGTWAQPISAIMIPIILVVNVGLILLNLTKTLDIDIWNYWHMIAAAATAYVVTKNWWFAIICGIIYEIAVLVIADKTAPKVAEFYGLEGISFPTGSAAAYGLLGIPIGWVVSKIPGIRKWDVDPQTIQKRFGVFGEPMVMGIVIGMLLAALGGYSVPNILKLGMSMGGVMFLMPRMVKILMEGLIPIQEGAQKLLQEKYGNRKIYLGMDAALSTGSPATLATGLLMVPITLFLAIILPGNRVLPFGDLATIPFFAALIVPSRKGNIVHSVLSATIVMVFALLMATDFGPTLTSMMHGIVAFPKGASEVTNLDTGGNILNWLILKLSQLVQPLFN, encoded by the coding sequence ATGAAAGTATTATCTGATGTTGTTCAAAGCATCATTAATGTCGGCCCCAGCGTTATGCTTCCCATTATCATCTTTATTGTTGGGTTAATCTTTCGAGTTAAACCGGGTAAGGCATTAACTTCTGGGATCACGGTTGGTATCGGGATGATTGGAATTAATTTAGTTATCAATTTATTGACGACTAGTGTTGGCCCTGCCGCACAAGCGATGGTTAAGCGCTTTGGGTTTCATCTGACAATCATTGATGCTGGATGGCCGGCTGTTTCCGCTGGGACATGGGCACAGCCAATCTCAGCGATTATGATTCCAATTATTTTAGTTGTTAACGTTGGTTTGATCCTATTAAATCTCACTAAGACACTAGATATCGATATTTGGAACTACTGGCACATGATTGCAGCAGCTGCTACGGCATACGTTGTGACGAAAAACTGGTGGTTTGCAATTATCTGCGGGATTATTTATGAAATCGCCGTCTTGGTCATTGCCGATAAAACCGCGCCAAAAGTTGCTGAATTCTACGGTCTGGAAGGGATTAGCTTCCCAACTGGGTCTGCCGCAGCCTATGGATTACTTGGTATTCCGATTGGCTGGGTTGTCAGCAAAATTCCTGGAATCAGAAAATGGGACGTTGATCCACAAACGATTCAGAAGCGTTTCGGGGTCTTCGGTGAACCCATGGTTATGGGGATTGTGATTGGGATGTTACTTGCTGCTTTGGGTGGTTATAGCGTACCAAATATTTTGAAGCTTGGAATGTCAATGGGTGGTGTTATGTTCTTAATGCCACGGATGGTTAAGATCCTAATGGAAGGGTTAATCCCAATTCAAGAAGGTGCTCAAAAATTACTTCAGGAGAAGTATGGGAACCGTAAGATTTACTTAGGGATGGATGCCGCACTTTCGACTGGATCACCAGCGACTTTAGCAACTGGGTTATTAATGGTACCAATTACGTTATTCTTAGCGATCATTTTACCCGGTAACCGCGTATTACCATTCGGTGATTTAGCGACAATTCCATTCTTTGCGGCTTTAATTGTTCCTAGTCGTAAAGGAAACATTGTGCATTCAGTACTCTCTGCAACTATCGTCATGGTATTTGCATTATTGATGGCAACGGACTTCGGTCCAACGTTAACTTCGATGATGCACGGGATTGTAGCCTTCCCTAAGGGCGCATCGGAAGTGACCAACCTAGATACTGGTGGTAACATCTTGAACTGGTTGATTTTGAAACTATCACAATTAGTACAGCCGCTATTTAATTAA
- a CDS encoding YueI family protein, protein MASRQTDIDARVQNAVFGLPLLKPDEQHQCLGTFYERIELKITFSEALRYDWTDVLEQLIKKNIKYQMLLHGQLDMDILGRYVRLANRYELLFAIKNSQYYRHTKDSAAIILCADHALNREQIDIMSRYPRK, encoded by the coding sequence ATGGCTAGTAGACAAACTGATATTGACGCTCGTGTTCAGAATGCGGTGTTTGGTTTACCATTGTTAAAACCAGATGAGCAGCACCAATGCTTAGGCACATTTTATGAACGAATTGAACTTAAAATTACGTTCAGTGAAGCGTTAAGATATGATTGGACGGATGTTCTTGAACAGCTGATCAAAAAGAATATCAAGTACCAAATGTTGCTTCATGGGCAACTCGATATGGATATTTTAGGGCGATATGTGCGATTAGCCAATCGGTATGAACTGTTATTTGCGATAAAAAACAGTCAGTATTATCGTCATACTAAGGATAGTGCGGCAATTATACTGTGTGCTGATCATGCATTGAATCGTGAACAAATTGACATTATGTCACGATATCCCCGGAAATAG
- a CDS encoding PTS sugar transporter subunit IIA — MSENLVEVSDYLRDQLIFLHTSFKTSSDLFTAINKAAQENGFVTDQFLPKIIKREATFPTGLQLEHRGVAIPHTDADTINKEFVAVVINDEPIEFSRMDDPDQTVGAKLVFVLGLNKPHAQLDMLQALMGIIQDNELVNSLENANDADQIHQLLS; from the coding sequence TTGAGTGAAAATCTTGTCGAAGTAAGTGATTATTTAAGAGATCAGCTGATTTTCTTGCATACTTCTTTTAAAACGTCGAGTGATCTATTTACTGCTATTAATAAAGCAGCTCAGGAAAATGGCTTTGTTACTGATCAGTTTTTGCCAAAAATTATTAAGCGGGAAGCAACTTTTCCAACTGGTTTGCAATTAGAACATCGGGGAGTCGCAATTCCCCACACTGATGCAGATACGATTAATAAAGAATTTGTTGCTGTGGTCATTAATGATGAGCCAATTGAGTTTAGCCGGATGGATGATCCAGATCAGACTGTAGGTGCAAAGCTAGTCTTTGTACTTGGATTGAATAAGCCACATGCCCAATTAGATATGCTTCAAGCGTTGATGGGAATCATTCAAGATAATGAGTTAGTAAATTCATTGGAAAATGCGAATGATGCTGATCAAATCCATCAGCTATTAAGTTAA